A region from the Ptychodera flava strain L36383 chromosome 12, AS_Pfla_20210202, whole genome shotgun sequence genome encodes:
- the LOC139145066 gene encoding uncharacterized protein, whose protein sequence is MTKDTLPDEVERPEHVFKPSEKEKKERLFRLRYNAKDDKYYRYGDEREEIEGWRNGVYTMVNVRRYKKQQNDCELVYLTRKPGYATASVSWKLDFRDTDLVVDTIQAITYSRTETGGQITYDMATEDPINYRDGSLLNGWQTLVVIAYLDGGIAPCEHSQTQLIYQNITREPDFCPLDITITLKPLQKLCCTCGAKGGPSKPRNDKIEKHKPADTEANEPVCTCTECTCKRYRRKLPDVNYSSKSLEGAKKQGTSSKGKTAKRKTKKPPDKVKIGGKKHRNSNTKDMTLKVPNDVKAPVPDVVVVGDLAENNRTVSGCSDVYELTKSPFGSSTSVRASTSKDLSPKMQRQSLNLNLLNSRTSLGNTKEAWGEKTDDKQNEQTNHDDTTPLTPSREDKKCTIL, encoded by the exons GTTGAAAGACCAGAGCACGTCTTCAAGCCGTCggaaaaggagaaaaaggaGAGGTTGTTCCGACTGAGGTACAATGCTAAAGATGACAAGTACTATCGTTATGGTGACGAACGAGAGGAAATCGAAGGATGGAGGAATGGTGTCTACACAATGGTAAATGTGAGGAGatacaaaaaacagcaaaatgatTGTGAACTG GTGTACTTGACTCGCAAGCCTGGCTACGCAACAGCCTCTGTGAGTTGGAAATTAGATTTCAGAGACACCGACTTGGTCGTTGACACCATACAGGCCATCACTTATAGCAGGACGGAGACCGGTGGACAGATAACCTATGATATGGCAACGGAAGATCCTATCA ACTACAGAGACGGTAGCCTGCTGAACGGATGGCAAACTCTCGTCGTTATCGCTTACTTGGACGGAGGCATCGCACCGTGTGAACACTCTCAAACGCAGCTTATTTACCAGAACATCACAAGGGAACCAGACTTCTGCCCCCTTGACATCACGATTACTCTCAAG CCACTGCAGAAACTTTGCTGCACCTGCGGTGCCAAAGGTGGACCATCGAAGCCAAGGAACGACAAAATCGAGAAACACAAACCCGCCGACACAGAAGCAAACGAACCTGTGTGCACCTGCACGGAGTGCACTTGCAAACGTTACAGGCGAAAACTCCCGGATGTTAACTATAGCAGCAAGTCTCTAGAGGGCGCCAAAAAGCAAGGGACTTCTTCTAAAGGCAAGACAGCGAAGAGAAAGACAAAGAAACCGCCAGATAAAGTAAAGATCGGGGGAAAGAAACACAGGAACTCCAATACTAAAGATATGACTTTAAAGGTTCCAAATGATGTCAAAGCCCCCGTTCCGGATGTCGTGGTCGTGGGTGACCTCGCTGAGAACAACCGTACAGTGAGCGGATGTTCAGATGTTTATGAATTAACAAAGTCACCTTTTGGGAGCAGCACAAGTGTGAGAGCATCGACTTCGAAGGACCTCTCGCCTAAAATGCAGCGGCAAAGCCTGAATCTTAATTTACTGAACAGCAGGACATCTCTCGGAAATACAAAGGAAGCCTGGGGAGAGAAGACGGACGACAAACAG AACGAACAAACAAATCATGACGACACTACGCCACTAACACCATCCAGAGAGGATAAAAAATGTACGATACTCTGA